In Zingiber officinale cultivar Zhangliang chromosome 9B, Zo_v1.1, whole genome shotgun sequence, the genomic window TCACGTTGTGTAAAATAATGCTTGCTAATATAATATGTTTTAACTTTTTTCTGTACCAACAATGAGCTGGACCTTTAACAATTGTCCATCGAGCTTGAACACTTCAAATGCTCATTCAACATCTTTTCTTGCATCCCCTTGTCTTTCTTTAAACATCCTCCTCTTGGGATTTTTCGGGCAAGGAAAAAGCCTTCACGAAAGTAGTTCATTCCGAATATATTCCATTTGTTAGATAATACCCCTTTGTATATTGAGTCTTGTTGACCGTGAAATTAATCTCCGGGGCATTTCCTTGCAAAACACTATTGAATATGAGAGATTCGTACAACACATTAATATCGTTATGTGAACCTGCGACACCAAATAATGCATGTCATATACACAAGTCTTAAGATGAGACTACTTCAAGCACGATTGTTGGTGATCCATGACCTTTTGTAAACTGGTCTCTCtaagtaattagataatttttCCATTCCCAATGTATGCAATCAAGGTTGATCAACATTCCAGGGAAGTCATGCCTCTTATCATGCATTTGAAGAAGACGTTGAACATCATTAGCATTTGGTCTTCTTAAATATCAATCACCAAATAATTCAAACACATAACCGCAGAACTTGAAAAGACACTTGATGGTCATTGATTCATCCATGCATAAGTACTCATTAAGATGGTCGGCTGAGACACCATAAGACAATTGGAAAATCACAACCGTGCATTTTTATAGTGGTGACAAGACTTTTCTTCTCACAATATCATCCCTCTGCTGAAAATACGAAGAACGACTCTCAAGTGTATTAACTATGCGACAAAATAAATCTCTTTGCATGTAAAATCGTCTTCGAAATATTTGATCTGGATACATTGGGTTTGTGGAGAAATAATTATTGAAGAGCTTCACATGCTCGACTTCAAGATTTCTTTGGATTAACCTTCTTCTTCACCGCATCTCGTTATTACTTTGATATGCTTCAACATTTGTTGGCTTTGTTGAAGTATTAGTGACATTAGCTTATTCCCTGGATCATAACCTTCGTTAACAACTTTTACTAGGACTTTGTTTTCACTTTTCGAGCCAGGTGCTACTTGAATATTGAGACATTTCGGAGGAAACTAATTCAAGTCTATATTTAGAATGAAGAATTGTAGAACACAAGAcgtctatttattttttttcttatcaacGGATATATTCCAACGACTATTTTCTATTAATCGAATTATACATATATTCCAATGGTTATAATATAATGATTctcattaattgattaattgaaaatATATTCCAACATATACTTATTTGGATAGGTCACCTAATTTATTTGTTTCTTCtttctaataaaatatttgattaattgaaaattgtaataataaaaaattaaattaattgaaaagtTCAATAATTATAAATTACAATAATTGAACAttacaaaaaatgaaaattaCATATTCCATCTCCCCCTAATCTCTTGACATAGATGTTCGTGAATGATAAATTACTCCTCTATCATTTGCGAAGTATCATTCGAAAGGATTGCATATttctttaattgaattttgactAAGATAGCTTTTACTTTTATCTCAGCAGCGTTTGCTTTGATCTCCTCAattttgatttgttttttttttcatttcaactTCCGTCATTTTTATGCTTGTATACTTAGTAAACTTTGCAAGCACATTGTCCAAATTTATTGTCATACCTTTAATGTCTGATttcattttgtttttgttttcctttctttttgctgCCTTTTGGCCCATTGGACGAGTTTCTTCTTCATTTAGGTCTATATGTAGACTCACATCTTGGTTAGATAAGGTGTTGCTTGCCCCGACTCTAAGGTCCTTACCTTTTTCATGCAAATAAGGTGATCAACAAACTGTGGAGTAAACATTAGGTGATCTTTTATGATTCTCCATACATGTTCAAGATTAAATACAATGCCATTATTTTtctcatgatatttttcatacacaagccaCAATATGTCCTCGTCATTGTGGTCGCTACGATACACACTATAAATACTATTGTAATTTACGTTGAAGCGATATACCTTTTTTTGTATGGTATTGTGCTAGTACAATCGTATGACActagaatttctattgggtgtacCTAGAGGACGATTCTCATTATAGTAGCTTACAATACATTCCCAAAAATCATCCACCTTCTGATCATTTCCAATGATTGGATCAACACTGATAGTAACAAACGATCTCGCTAAAACCTCATCTTCAACCTAGCTTACTCCATGTCGACCGCTTTCTTCTACCCGTAATGTCAAAATCCGCCTCCTCCAAATTTGCAAGTTCAATTATGGATTAACGGTCAAACAGTTGAATCTCTGGAACAAAAGATGGAGTAAACAGTTTATTTTCTGCTGAAGATGTAAAAGGTATACCGGTTGCATGTGGAATAAATGGATAATTTGATGGATATGAATTATATAGATATGGTGGATATGAATTATGTGGATAATTTGATAGATATGGAAAACATGGAGAATTTGTGAATTTTAAGAAGAAAAATTTTCTTCCGAAAAATTAGGGTAATtcacaaaatttataaaaaaaaatcctttattGTTTTCATCCATTTCAGAGGAAAATTAAGTGAAAATTTTTAGACGGATTTGTTCATCCTGGCGCACTCGGCTAGAGGGGTGGTTGAATAGTTTGAAATAAGAGTTAGAAATAATCTATTACTTTTGCTTAGCAATGATGTACAATTTAATTAagcaaaaataattaacataaaagcAATAACAACTTATAAAAACAATAAGTAAGAAAGCtgaaatttttacttggttataacctaggtggttcttaatccaagacagttgcaAAACTCCACTAAAAatatctccttcgttgaaggagAAAAAATCTCTTACATTCTTTGAAAAACTCAGATATTAATTAGTTAAAAATCGAATACATAAGCTGTAATTGAATTCCtaagtccaggggtctttttctAGCTACTAGAAAATGGTATCCATAGCTTGAAGACGCCTTAAAggtggtccaaggtgccttcaataggatAACTTTTATTcgccgaagataaaactttattttcGACTAACAGTTAGTGAAGGCGTCTTTAATAAGCTAGAAGGCACCTTCGACACTGCTCATgcgaggcgccttccaagccattgAAGACGCTTTCCATGAGGCAGATAGTCTTTTAGTTGATCTTTGTCGCGTGGGTGATGCTCTGGTTATCCGGAATTgagttcacccgaacctaacttcgaCCTTCTCCATGAGTAcgtttcctccccggcttctcatcaCTCGAATGTCGCACATGtcattctcatccaccggtgtattattccacaactcctcgtccctcggatgcatcgagtcTATCGGCTCCTTTCCCATGCCATTCTTCTCGTTTGCTCGACTTATTgtactcctaagtttctgcacacttagacacaagacatcaaatataacaagacctaatttaacttggtagATTATATAAAAATTACGACGAGATACTTACAGGATTTAGATGTTTGAAAGATTTTTTATATCGACGAGATACTTACAGGATTTAGATGTTTGAAAGATTGAAAAAGATGGTgagtatttatagatttttttaaaactataagTTGAAATAAAgcagttgaaaaattaaaattatccatTGAAAGATTAAAAACTAtatgtttaaaagattttttcagtttttatttttttaatatatatatatatatatattaaataaaaaaagtttTTGACCTATGTGAGGGTGGGCTAGCCTTGTATCCACCCGCACGCACGAACCATGAATCAAaaaagtgcaaaaaaaaaaaaaaaaatcaataaatgtATTAATTTCATTGAACGGGCTCATGCATATTATAAAGTTTCGTGATTTTAACATCCTCATCCACATTAGAACGTGGTATTAATCATCCAATACGGATGCTCTTAGAGTAACTATGGAATAATTACTATCTATCATTGTCCTTATTTTTATACTATTATATTAGCTATAATTAACCGTTACAATGTATAatagttaaaaaataattattataacatgTAAAAACTAATATAATAATGTTACAATATCGCAACAACTACTTAAATATTGTTAtcttgatgattttttttatataatagtgttagtatttatgatttaaaatttaaaatttaaaatttaaaatttaaaattttaagatttagagtTTAAATATAACTGCATTACGCTTATAcatgttattattattttaaataattttgatcaattaaaaaaataattttgattaaaatgttGAAGAATATCTTgtgtataataattttgataaaaatggGATAGTCAAGTTTTCTTATTACTGGCGTTACCAAATAACTGTTATAACCTTAGAATTCCAGGTATTTTggatataaactatctaatgaaCTTTTGGATTTTTTTAATAGAGTGTAATTtggagtatttttttttatccaattATTAAAAACCTCATGAGTCCCAATTATTCTTCTTTTCTAATATTcataattaatataatatattcTTGGGGTCAATTTCATTCCAGTACAAATGATTTTCTTCTTAATATCTTTTATTTTACCGTGGGCCAATGATATGGACCAGTTTgctaataattactataatacGTACATAATTGAaatcttatttaatttaaataaatattagttaatattatattatattacatcAATATGAATCATAATTGCCAATGATTAAGACTCCACAGGTCATCCGAATTAGTATGTGATGGGATGCTTGACATatgaggtcgcggggtcgaaACTCAGGGTAATCGGGGCGTAAATTCtcggtccctgtgcaactcaccccatcTGCCATatgctcgctcaggatgctgtgatttacctccctcgtgatgatcTTGGGTCGGGTACGACGGGAGCGCTGGGGCGAACGATTTCGTCATTTGCCACATAATTATGaatgattaaaaaataattagatttttttattaattaaaaggtGCCCTTtaacaattttaataaaaaaagcgCTTTCATTTTttgcattattttttaaaatttcttctgCTGGCTCACTCACTCGCCACCTACTACTGCCTCACAGAACATCTCTCtcaccaatttaattaattaggtgCTTAGGCTTCTTCAGCTTCGGGAGGAAGAGGTGGAGGAGGACGAGGAGAGAGAATGAGAGAGCGCTGCGCTGCTGATCTGTTCAGGTGCGTCGGAGATAGGCCAGAGGGGGGCGAGAGTCGAAGGAAGAACTGAGGCCTGAGAGAGGAGAGTGAGCCAGCGGGATGATGCTGCCGTTTCCAATCCATCACCGTCCTTTTCTTCTCTGCGGCATTCTGTTACTCGGGATTTTAGCGGCTGCGCACGACAAGGGTACGATGAATTCTCGAACAAGtgattttgttttcctttttctttcttttttttggtTAAAGAAGAAGTaggatttttcttctttcttttcgaTCTTTGTTTCTCCTTTTATATCGGCGATCTTTCTTCATCTCTGTCTCTGATGTCCCTGTTTTCCCCCAATTCGGCGTTAGGTTTTGTTTTTCCTGCTCTTATTTGTGCGATTTCAGGTGTTGTTCTGCACATGCCATTTCTCGTATGCCAATTGAATGGAGTGAAAAACCTAATCTCGTATTTTAGTTGCAAGAGGACGGTGATGCTGATTTTGCTTTATCTTTAGTAGAGTATTATGCATGTTATGGTTGTGATTACTATTCTGACGGGCCTCTTTTTCTAAGCAGAACCATATGCAATGCGCATAAGCTGCGGAGCTCGAGAGGATGTCACCACTAAGCCTTCCGATACTTTATGGTACAGGGACTTTGGTTACAGTGGTGGAAAATTTACTAATGCAACAGTCCCCAGTTTCGTTGAGCCTCTACTGAAAACGCTTCGCTATTTCCCTCTGTCTGATGGACTGGGGAATTGTTATACTGTTAGCATGATCCCTCGAGGTTACTATCAAGTGAGGCTATTCTTTGCACTCATTGCAGATCCTGGTTTTGGCAATGAACCTATTTTTGACATCTCTGTTAAGGGAACTCAAATTTATTCGTTGAAGTCTGGCTGGAGCAATGTTGATGACCAGTCATTTGTGGAGGCGTTCGTATTTGTTACCGATTCATCCTTAGCTGCTTGTTTCCATAGCACTGGTCACGGTGATCCATCTGTTCTCTCAATTGAAATTCTTCAAGTTGATGACAACGCATACTCTTTTGCATCCCCCTGGGGTAAATGGACAGTGCTTAGAACAGCCAAAAGATTGACGTGTGGTTCTGGTAAGTCAGCATTTGATGAAGAATATGGTAGCAGCCAATGGGGTGGGAATAGAATCTGGTTCGGTACTTCATCTTTTCCAGATTCTGGTCAACCTATATCAACAAATCATAGCATTAGTCAGACAGCTATTTCTCCCAACTTCTATTCAGAGAAACTTTATCAGTCAGCGATTGTGGGCGATGATGAACAGCCTGATTTGTCTTTCCAAATGGAGGTGAATCCGAACAGAAATTATTCAATCTGGTTTCATTTATCTGAAATTGATCCAAATATAACTGGCGGAGGGCAGAGGGTTTTCGACATATTAATAAACGGTGATATAGCATTCGAGAATGTTGACATTTTTCATACGACGGGAGGAAATTATGCAGCTCTTGTGTTGAACAAAACTGTTGAAGTAACTGGAAGGACCTTAATAATCACGTTGCGTACTATACATGGAAGTCATGCGCTAATAAATGCCATTGAGATTTTTGAGCTGATTCTAGCTGAGTCTAGAACTTCAGTGGATGAAGGTAGTGTTTACTGAATTTCTGAAAACTCAATTTTAGCTGCTTGATTCTTACTTTGTGTCATCTAATCATGTTGATCTGATTAAACATTTCATCTTATTTCCCATTTAATTTTTCATAGTAAATGATACTATGGTTGTTTGACATTTGTTTTTCATTCTCACTACAAGCTATGAATTAAATGTTTAGTTAATTATGCCTGTCTAATTTTTTCCTGGCACATTTAGCCCATACTTAAGAATAATGGCTATCCAGATACAAATATAATGAGGTGCTCAAAAAAtgaactaaaaaatatttttttctatcaaataaatatatcaaaaataaaagtATTGAATTGATAACTATAATGaaacaaatataaaaatatgtGCATAccaataaattaattatttcttGACACTTCAACTACTAGTACTAGGTCTGGACATATAAATAAGAGGAGACAATTGTATCCTACGAGTATTCATATGTTGAAAATGTTATAAAATTTGTTCATTTTCAATTGTCGCAAAAATATCTTTCTGTTTGGTATTCATCCACTCATTCCCCATCCTATTATGTAATTCAGTCTTGATAATTTTCATCGCAGAAAAAACCCTTTCAACAGAAGCAGTTGCAACTGGTAAAACCAATACTAACTCGATTAAACAATATACCAATAAGAAAATTGTATTCTTGCCAGTTTCAATCATTTTTTTAGCAAGACTTCCTAAATCTTCAATCATAGAAAATTCACCTCGTACATTTTGAATGTAAGTCTCAAGTTGACCCTCAAGTATTACACGATCAGTCAATGAAAAGTCCTCCGGATAAAGTTCATCAAGGCAGAGTAGCTTACCAATGTCAAATTGAGAAAAATAGTCTTTTGGATCTAAGCAAGCAATGCAACTAAGTACCTTTGTACTTGATTCTGAAAAATGATTATTCATCTCTTGAACCATCATATCAAGAACAAAATATTGTAACAATAAAAAAGTGAATAAAAAAATACTAttagaaaattaaattcaataaaatatttagaaataataCCTTACAAAAAATTTCAACACGATAGTGATGAAAATTAGTAATCATTTGCCCATTATGTCTGCTACGACCACGAGTTCTCATATTTTCTTCCATATTTGATACTGGATCATATGATTATTAAAAATTTGTTGACAACAACAAAAAAATTCTCCCATCCTTCCTCTCTCAATTTTTGTAATCGAACGTTCATCGTCTTAATCAAACTGACAGCTAGTACAATGTTTTGATTCTTTTGTTGTAAGACAAGTGACCAttcatttgtgattcctaataaTGATTTCATCATATGCATCACAAACACAAATTCATAACTCTCTATCTTATCAATCAAATTGGCGGTGATACCACTATTATCATCATTAGTACCATCATCATACACATTTTCAAGTACTTGTAAAATAGAAGTCCACGTAGACATCAAACGGATAATAGTCATATAATGTGAACCCAACGAGTATCTCTTGGTCGTTTTAAACCGATTTCCTGATTTTTTCCTTTACCACTAACAATATCTCATTTCTCCAAACATTCTACAAGTCTGTCATGTTCAAGTTGTTTAAACTTGTTTTTCTTTTACATGAAGCACCAGTAATATTCACAATCATAGTAACATATTGAAAGAAATCACTCACAATTCGATTgcttttagcttttagcttttagcaACTGCAACAACAACTAGTTGAAGTTGGtgagcaaaacaatgaacatacATTGTAGATGAATTTTCCTTCAATATGAGAGCTTTGAATCTATTATATTCACCTCACATATTTGAAACTCCATCATATCCTTGACTCCTCAATCTTGATAATGACAACTTTTGTTTTGCAAACAATTCATCAATAGCCTTCTTTAAAGAAATAGCAGAAGTGTCAGATACATGCACAATAGCTAGAAATCTTTCAATAACACATCCATGTTTATTCACGTATCTTAAAACAACTCTCATTTGCTCTTTGACTGAAATGTCTCGACACTCATCAACCATAAGAGAAAATATATTATCTTTTATATCATTAAGAATGACATTTGTGACTTCAGCAGCACAAGCTCATGTTAAATTCTTTTGAACTGTTGGAGACTTCATTTGATTATTTCCAGGGGCATTCTCATTCATTGTCTTGGTAATctctgtaagggatcggt contains:
- the LOC122023725 gene encoding receptor-like protein 4, translated to MMLPFPIHHRPFLLCGILLLGILAAAHDKEPYAMRISCGAREDVTTKPSDTLWYRDFGYSGGKFTNATVPSFVEPLLKTLRYFPLSDGLGNCYTVSMIPRGYYQVRLFFALIADPGFGNEPIFDISVKGTQIYSLKSGWSNVDDQSFVEAFVFVTDSSLAACFHSTGHGDPSVLSIEILQVDDNAYSFASPWGKWTVLRTAKRLTCGSGKSAFDEEYGSSQWGGNRIWFGTSSFPDSGQPISTNHSISQTAISPNFYSEKLYQSAIVGDDEQPDLSFQMEVNPNRNYSIWFHLSEIDPNITGGGQRVFDILINGDIAFENVDIFHTTGGNYAALVLNKTVEVTGRTLIITLRTIHGSHALINAIEIFELILAESRTSVDEVQALEILKTSLGLPHRLGWNGDPCVPQQHPWSGVDCQYDRKSGHWVIDGLGLDNQGLKGFLPNDISKLRHLQSINLSNNNLYGAIPSSIGTIAGLQTLDLSYNQLNASIPETLGRLMSLQILNLNGNHLSGRVPANLGGRPLHRASFNFTGNAGLCGIPGLRACGPHLSLAAKLGIAFGALFGLLLILLCVLIWWKRRANILRAQKIAASREAPYAKSRFTRDVQMTKHHTVQDQTRTSPESASNLLS